A region from the Alphaproteobacteria bacterium genome encodes:
- a CDS encoding peptide deformylase (cleaves off formyl group from N-terminal methionine residues of newly synthesized proteins; binds iron(2+)), giving the protein MAILKIARMGHPVLSQRAEPVADPAIEPNATALSHLVADMMETLADAGG; this is encoded by the coding sequence ATGGCCATTCTCAAGATCGCCCGCATGGGCCACCCGGTTCTCAGCCAACGCGCCGAGCCTGTCGCCGACCCCGCCATCGAGCCCAACGCCACCGCGCTGAGCCACCTCGTCGCCGACATGATGGAGACCCTGGCCGACGCCGGCGGCAT
- the rpsU gene encoding 30S ribosomal protein S21: protein MVSVVVRDNNVDQALRALKKKMQREGIFREMKLRNYYEKPSEKRAREKAEAIRRARKLARKKAQREAG from the coding sequence CTGGTTTCTGTAGTCGTTCGCGATAACAACGTCGACCAGGCCTTGCGCGCGCTCAAAAAGAAGATGCAGCGCGAAGGCATCTTCCGCGAGATGAAGCTTCGTAACTATTACGAAAAGCCTTCCGAGAAGCGGGCCCGCGAAAAGGCCGAGGCCATCCGCCGCGCCCGCAAGCTGGCGCGCAAGAAGGCCCAGCGCGAGGCTGGCTAG
- a CDS encoding NAD(P)(+) transhydrogenase (Re/Si-specific) subunit beta, which translates to MSANITALAYLIASVLFILALRGLSSPDTARRGNIFGIIGMTIAVVVTVIDPSVVSYTWILVAAVIGGAIGTVVALKIEMSAMPQLVAAFHSLVGLAAVLVAGAAMDNPGAYGIADAAGNIFAASRVEMTLGSAIGAITFSGSIVAFAKLQGLVSGNPVVFPGQHILNLVIGLAILGLIAYFVSNQSPEVFWLLTGIAFLIGFLIIIPIGGADMPVVISMLNSYSGWAAAGIGFTLQNSALIITGALVGSSGAILSYIMCKAMNRSFFSVILGGFGGDAVAGQKSSGDKPVKPGSADDAAFIMRNAGSVIIVPGYGMAVAQAQHAVREMADLLQSEGVRVRYAVHPVAGRMPGHMNVLLAEANVPYDDVQELEEINSDFASTDVAFVIGANDVTNPAAHDPSSPIAGMPILDVDRAQTCLFVKRSLAPGYAGIDNELFYADNTMMLFSDAKKMVENIVKALA; encoded by the coding sequence ATGTCAGCAAACATCACGGCCCTCGCCTACCTGATCGCGTCCGTCCTCTTCATCCTGGCGCTGCGCGGGCTGTCGTCGCCCGATACGGCACGACGGGGCAACATCTTCGGCATCATCGGCATGACCATCGCGGTAGTGGTCACGGTGATCGACCCCAGCGTGGTTTCGTATACCTGGATCCTGGTCGCGGCGGTCATCGGCGGTGCCATCGGCACCGTGGTGGCGCTGAAGATCGAGATGTCGGCCATGCCCCAGTTGGTGGCCGCCTTCCACAGCCTGGTCGGCCTGGCCGCGGTGCTGGTGGCCGGGGCGGCCATGGACAACCCCGGGGCCTACGGCATCGCCGACGCGGCCGGCAACATCTTTGCCGCCAGCCGGGTCGAGATGACGCTAGGCAGCGCCATCGGCGCCATCACCTTCTCGGGCTCGATCGTCGCCTTCGCCAAGCTGCAGGGGCTGGTATCCGGGAACCCGGTGGTCTTCCCCGGGCAGCATATCCTGAATCTCGTCATCGGCCTCGCCATCCTCGGCCTGATCGCCTACTTCGTCTCCAACCAGTCGCCCGAGGTGTTCTGGCTGTTGACGGGCATCGCCTTCCTGATCGGCTTTTTGATCATCATCCCGATCGGCGGTGCCGACATGCCGGTGGTGATCTCGATGCTGAACTCCTATTCCGGTTGGGCCGCCGCCGGTATCGGCTTCACCTTGCAGAACTCGGCCCTGATCATCACCGGCGCCCTGGTCGGATCGTCAGGTGCTATTTTGAGCTACATCATGTGCAAGGCCATGAACCGCTCGTTCTTCAGCGTCATCCTGGGCGGCTTTGGCGGCGACGCGGTGGCCGGCCAGAAGAGCAGCGGCGACAAGCCGGTCAAACCGGGCAGTGCCGACGACGCCGCCTTCATCATGCGCAACGCCGGTTCCGTGATCATCGTGCCCGGCTACGGTATGGCGGTGGCCCAGGCCCAGCATGCGGTGCGCGAGATGGCCGATCTGCTGCAGAGCGAGGGCGTGCGCGTGCGCTATGCCGTACATCCGGTGGCGGGGCGCATGCCGGGGCACATGAACGTGCTGCTGGCCGAGGCCAACGTGCCTTATGACGATGTGCAAGAATTGGAGGAGATCAACTCCGACTTCGCCTCGACCGACGTGGCTTTCGTGATCGGCGCCAATGACGTCACCAACCCGGCGGCCCATGATCCCTCGAGCCCGATCGCCGGCATGCCCATCCTCGACGTCGACCGAGCCCAGACCTGCCTCTTCGTCAAGCGCTCGCTGGCGCCCGGCTACGCCGGCATCGACAACGAGCTCTTCTACGCCGACAACACCATGATGCTGTTCTCCGACGCCAAGAAGATGGTCGAGAACATCGTCAAAGCCCTGGCCTGA
- a CDS encoding NAD(P) transhydrogenase subunit alpha: MAAIDPFVFQLSIFVLAIFVGYYVVWSVTPALHTPLMSVTNAISSVIIVGALIAAGPAEMSPARILGIIAIGLAAVNIFGGFIVTQRMLGMFKRK, translated from the coding sequence ATGGCTGCCATCGATCCCTTCGTCTTCCAGCTCTCCATCTTCGTGCTGGCCATCTTCGTCGGCTATTACGTGGTGTGGAGCGTCACCCCGGCGCTGCATACGCCGCTGATGTCGGTTACCAACGCCATCTCCAGCGTCATCATCGTCGGCGCCCTGATCGCCGCCGGGCCGGCCGAAATGAGCCCTGCCCGCATCCTCGGCATCATCGCCATCGGTCTCGCCGCCGTGAACATTTTCGGCGGCTTCATCGTCACCCAGCGCATGCTGGGCATGTTCAAGCGCAAGTAA
- a CDS encoding Re/Si-specific NAD(P)(+) transhydrogenase subunit alpha has protein sequence MKIAIPKERRPHERRVAATPDTVKKLLGLGAQVCVEAGAGAGAQIPDQVYAEAGADIAADAASALAEADIVFKVQRPLTAAEGGPDELAQMKKGALLIATLSPHANRDQVQAYADAGVTAFAMELMPRITRAQNMDVLSSQSNLAGYKAVLDATAEYPRALPMMMTAAGTIAPARTFVMGAGVAGLQAIATARRLGAIVTATDVRPAVKEQVESLGANFVAVEDEEFAEAETAAGYAKEMSDEYKQKQAALVREHLKKQDIVICTALIPGRQAPILISADMVAEMKPGAVIVDLAVEQGGNCEGSQPGEVVEIGGVRIVGHNNWPSRIAGDASQLYAKNLLNFVTILIDDESKELAIDWEDEIVQGTALTRDGAIINPALTGEGN, from the coding sequence ATGAAAATCGCCATACCCAAGGAACGGCGGCCGCACGAAAGACGCGTTGCGGCGACGCCGGACACGGTCAAGAAACTGCTCGGCCTGGGTGCCCAGGTGTGCGTCGAGGCGGGCGCCGGCGCGGGCGCCCAGATTCCCGACCAGGTCTATGCCGAGGCCGGCGCCGACATCGCCGCCGACGCCGCTTCGGCACTGGCCGAGGCCGACATCGTCTTCAAGGTGCAGCGCCCGCTGACCGCCGCCGAGGGCGGACCGGACGAGCTGGCGCAGATGAAAAAGGGCGCCCTGTTGATCGCCACGCTTTCGCCGCACGCCAACCGCGACCAGGTGCAGGCCTACGCCGATGCCGGCGTCACCGCTTTCGCCATGGAGTTGATGCCGCGCATCACGCGGGCCCAGAACATGGACGTGCTGTCGTCGCAATCGAACCTGGCGGGCTACAAGGCGGTGCTCGACGCCACGGCTGAATACCCCCGGGCGCTGCCCATGATGATGACGGCCGCCGGCACCATCGCGCCGGCCCGCACCTTCGTCATGGGGGCCGGCGTGGCCGGACTGCAGGCCATCGCCACGGCGCGCCGGCTGGGCGCCATCGTCACCGCCACCGACGTCCGGCCGGCGGTCAAGGAACAGGTCGAATCGCTGGGCGCCAATTTCGTCGCCGTCGAGGACGAGGAATTCGCCGAGGCCGAGACGGCGGCCGGCTACGCCAAGGAAATGTCCGACGAATACAAGCAAAAGCAGGCGGCCCTGGTGCGCGAGCACCTGAAGAAGCAGGACATCGTCATCTGCACGGCGCTGATACCCGGCCGCCAGGCGCCGATCCTGATAAGCGCCGATATGGTGGCCGAGATGAAGCCCGGCGCCGTGATCGTCGACCTGGCCGTCGAGCAGGGCGGCAACTGCGAGGGCTCCCAACCGGGCGAGGTGGTCGAGATCGGCGGCGTGCGCATCGTCGGCCATAACAACTGGCCCAGCCGCATCGCCGGCGACGCCTCGCAGCTTTACGCCAAGAACCTCTTGAACTTCGTCACCATCCTGATCGACGACGAGAGCAAGGAGCTCGCCATCGACTGGGAGGACGAGATCGTCCAAGGCACGGCGCTGACCCGCGACGGCGCCATCATCAACCCGGCGCTGACCGGGGAGGGAAACTGA
- a CDS encoding aa3-type cytochrome c oxidase subunit IV, with product MAQGNMDISQHQGTWQGFRRLFIFGTAAIALLLILMALTLL from the coding sequence ATGGCCCAAGGAAACATGGATATTTCGCAGCACCAGGGGACCTGGCAAGGCTTTCGCCGCCTCTTCATCTTCGGCACTGCCGCCATCGCCCTGCTTCTGATCCTGATGGCGCTGACACTGCTCTAG
- a CDS encoding TerB family tellurite resistance protein: MSIWTTIIGSAAGFALGGPIGALVGGLAGHAYGRMRGDSGESDQNAQRQVAFTIGVIALGAKMAKADGVVTRDEVEAFREVFHVPSAEVKNVARVFDQAKQDSRGFEAYARQLGALFHDNPAVLEDLLDGLFHIAKADNVYHPAEDQFLGDVAEIFGFSQAEFARIRAGHVGPDQADPYAILGVDREIADGELKSRYRKLIREHHPDTLIAQGVPQEFVDIANEKLAVINDAYDRIAKERGLN, encoded by the coding sequence ATGAGCATCTGGACCACCATCATCGGCAGCGCCGCCGGCTTTGCGCTTGGCGGCCCCATCGGCGCCCTGGTCGGCGGCCTGGCCGGGCACGCCTATGGCCGCATGCGCGGCGACAGCGGCGAGAGCGACCAGAACGCCCAGCGCCAGGTCGCCTTCACCATCGGCGTCATCGCCCTGGGCGCCAAGATGGCCAAGGCCGACGGCGTGGTGACGCGCGACGAAGTGGAGGCCTTTCGCGAGGTCTTCCACGTGCCGTCGGCCGAGGTCAAGAACGTCGCCCGGGTGTTCGACCAGGCTAAGCAGGACTCACGCGGCTTCGAGGCCTACGCCCGGCAGCTCGGGGCGCTGTTTCACGACAACCCGGCGGTGCTCGAGGACTTGCTCGACGGGCTTTTCCACATCGCCAAGGCCGACAACGTCTACCACCCGGCCGAAGACCAGTTCCTCGGTGATGTGGCCGAGATCTTCGGCTTCAGCCAAGCCGAATTCGCGCGCATCCGGGCCGGCCACGTCGGCCCCGACCAGGCCGATCCCTATGCCATCCTGGGGGTGGATCGCGAGATCGCCGACGGCGAGCTCAAATCGCGCTACCGCAAGCTCATTCGCGAACACCACCCCGACACCCTGATCGCCCAGGGCGTACCGCAGGAATTCGTCGACATCGCCAACGAAAAGCTGGCCGTCATCAACGACGCCTACGATCGCATAGCCAAGGAACGGGGGCTCAACTGA